The Zobellia alginiliquefaciens genome contains a region encoding:
- a CDS encoding tetratricopeptide repeat-containing sensor histidine kinase encodes MRSLVFVFTLSLSFLSSAQTGREARIDSLENALNIADQDTTRVNILSELARSYGGVDSLKAFEKGFAAIALAKKINYLRGMTDANINVAGCYLDYFDAENAKKYFTIGNNFADKLVAKDSSTRNMRIWLRGKYNIGVAYGYEGNIEKEIELIAETIPYAQQMGDKMFVANANTSLGIKYSSLSLFDNAYDIFLISQKQYEEVGSTEDMIYHSLSFSTALASMDSLELMKSTLDIAKKNLDKIPNSFYEGHYYMELGLYYAKIGEYVEALNALDKSYTYYKEQSSSFYIKLIYQRYAETYSGMGNFKKAKEYTLRYINFSDDNHSFNDKLGSYYSLAKYDAKLGNYKSAYNYLKDYVAALDSARVGELGNEMQQLEIRYKTATKEKEILALKNEKNEAALALQIKKSQTYLLGATASILALLLFVGFYAYNSKLRRARKKEREQEKEVALLKQRQENEVFSAMIEGQEKERKRLAIDLHDGLGGRLSGISLNLSKLNKDEPKEYPKAQLQKIMKDLDDSLTELRSIARNMMPETLVKFGLQAALKDYCSSMTGSGTKVTLQFYGTEKGISLNQQVTIYRVIQELINNAVKHAKASDVLVQYMRDGNKVDITVEDNGIGFNKVNVTEGGMGLSNLKTRVAYLKGDLEFHSEENEGTTVNVQINVDAA; translated from the coding sequence ATGCGCTCTCTTGTATTTGTTTTTACATTATCCCTATCGTTCTTAAGTAGCGCCCAAACCGGACGCGAAGCACGTATAGATAGTCTAGAAAATGCTTTAAACATAGCGGATCAAGATACCACACGGGTGAATATTCTTAGCGAGTTGGCACGCTCCTACGGTGGCGTAGACTCCTTAAAAGCCTTTGAAAAGGGTTTTGCCGCCATTGCCCTAGCCAAGAAAATTAACTACCTAAGAGGTATGACAGATGCCAATATTAATGTAGCTGGTTGTTATCTAGATTACTTTGATGCGGAGAATGCAAAGAAGTACTTTACAATAGGTAATAATTTTGCCGATAAATTGGTAGCAAAAGATTCTTCTACACGTAACATGAGAATATGGTTACGAGGCAAGTATAATATAGGTGTAGCTTATGGTTACGAGGGTAATATAGAAAAGGAAATAGAACTTATTGCAGAAACCATACCCTACGCACAGCAAATGGGCGATAAAATGTTTGTAGCCAATGCCAATACCAGTCTGGGCATTAAATATAGTTCTTTATCACTATTTGATAATGCCTACGATATCTTTTTAATAAGTCAAAAGCAATATGAAGAAGTAGGCTCCACTGAAGATATGATTTACCATAGCTTATCTTTTTCTACCGCTTTGGCCTCTATGGACTCTTTGGAACTAATGAAATCTACATTAGATATCGCCAAAAAAAACCTAGATAAGATTCCAAATTCTTTCTACGAAGGCCATTATTATATGGAACTTGGGCTTTATTATGCAAAAATAGGAGAGTATGTTGAAGCGCTTAATGCATTAGATAAATCCTATACATATTATAAGGAACAATCTTCTAGTTTCTATATAAAATTAATATATCAAAGGTATGCCGAAACCTATAGTGGAATGGGTAATTTTAAAAAGGCAAAAGAATACACATTGAGGTATATTAACTTTAGTGATGATAATCATTCTTTTAATGATAAGCTAGGGTCGTACTATTCCCTAGCAAAATACGATGCCAAACTGGGCAACTACAAGTCGGCGTACAACTACTTAAAAGACTACGTAGCTGCACTAGATAGTGCCAGAGTTGGAGAACTGGGTAACGAAATGCAGCAGCTCGAAATACGATACAAAACTGCTACCAAAGAAAAAGAAATCCTAGCGTTAAAAAACGAAAAAAATGAAGCAGCATTAGCGCTTCAAATAAAGAAATCACAAACCTATCTTTTGGGAGCAACCGCAAGTATTTTGGCCCTACTCCTCTTTGTTGGTTTCTATGCCTATAACAGTAAGCTTAGAAGGGCAAGAAAAAAGGAACGCGAACAAGAAAAAGAAGTAGCCCTCTTAAAACAGCGGCAAGAGAACGAAGTGTTTTCGGCCATGATAGAAGGTCAGGAAAAAGAACGAAAAAGGCTGGCTATAGATTTACATGATGGTCTAGGCGGAAGGTTATCCGGCATTAGCCTAAACCTCTCTAAACTCAACAAAGACGAACCAAAAGAATACCCTAAGGCCCAATTACAAAAGATAATGAAAGACCTTGATGACTCGCTAACGGAACTGCGCTCTATTGCCCGTAATATGATGCCAGAAACTTTAGTAAAATTTGGTCTACAGGCCGCGCTCAAAGATTATTGTAGTAGCATGACGGGTAGCGGTACTAAAGTAACGCTACAATTTTACGGTACTGAAAAAGGCATAAGCCTAAATCAACAAGTTACCATATACCGTGTTATACAAGAATTGATCAATAACGCTGTAAAGCATGCCAAAGCTTCAGATGTTCTTGTGCAATATATGAGAGATGGCAATAAAGTAGATATTACCGTAGAAGATAATGGTATAGGCTTTAATAAAGTAAATGTTACAGAAGGCGGCATGGGACTTTCTAACCTTAAAACAAGGGTAGCCTATTTAAAAGGGGATCTAGAATTTCACTCAGAAGAAAATGAAGGAACAACAGTTAATGTTCAAATTAATGTAGATGCAGCGTAA